In a single window of the Acidobacteriota bacterium genome:
- a CDS encoding sigma-70 family RNA polymerase sigma factor: MATAVPRIDRREMERSRTDEDLIEACRRGDRGAFRRLFEAHKDRVYSVALHFAGGNAALAADVTQQVFVRLFERIGQYRGEAEFSTWLYRITAHACLDAWRRERRTVALEAASGGAGEIDPGTPESELVRAETERVVQRAVASLRPKIRLAILLRYFLGLTYEEMAAALDCSKGTVASRVSAGHAILGRRLASLRPPPGRGERR; this comes from the coding sequence ATGGCGACGGCCGTGCCGCGGATCGACCGGCGGGAGATGGAGAGAAGCCGCACCGACGAGGACCTCATCGAGGCTTGCCGCCGGGGCGATCGGGGGGCGTTCCGCCGGCTCTTCGAGGCCCACAAGGATCGTGTCTACTCGGTCGCCCTCCACTTCGCCGGCGGCAACGCCGCGCTCGCGGCCGACGTGACGCAGCAGGTCTTCGTGAGGCTCTTCGAGCGGATCGGCCAGTACCGCGGCGAGGCGGAGTTCTCCACCTGGCTCTACCGGATCACGGCGCACGCGTGCCTGGACGCATGGCGCCGCGAGCGACGGACGGTCGCGCTGGAGGCGGCGTCAGGGGGCGCCGGGGAGATCGATCCCGGGACGCCAGAATCGGAGCTGGTGCGCGCGGAGACCGAGCGCGTCGTCCAGCGCGCCGTCGCGTCGCTGCGACCGAAGATCCGGCTCGCGATTCTGCTCCGCTACTTCCTGGGATTGACGTACGAGGAGATGGCGGCGGCGCTCGACTGCTCGAAGGGGACGGTCGCGTCCCGCGTGAGCGCGGGCCATGCCATCCTCGGGCGCCGGCTCGCGTCGTTGCGGCCGCCGCCGGGGCGGGGGGAGAGGAGATGA